The genome window AGCGGTAGCGATTGGGCACGCCGCCGGTGAGCCACTTGCTCGCGAAGCTGCGGCCGTTGTCGAAGTAGCAGTGCTCGGGGATCCCGTACTGCTCGACCATGTCGCCCCAGGCCAGCCGAACCGCCCAGGTGTTTTCCGAGCGATCGACGCGCCAGCTCAGGAGCTTGCCCGAGTAGAGATCCTGGAAGCCGACCATGCAGGGGCGGCTGATCTCGCCGTCGGGCCACTTCACGAACACGTCCCAGGTGTGGCCGTCGGTGTTGACCGCCTCCATCGCGTGGAACATCGAGCGGTCGCGCTCCTGCGCCGGGTACATCCGCGCCACCGCGTCACGGCCCTCGCGGGCCAGCACGATCACCGCGGGCGGAACCGTCGCGGTGAGGCGGCGCAGCAGCGTCCGCTCGGAGGGCATCGTCCAGCCGTGAACCTTCGCGGCGCGCAGCACCTGCCGATAGCACTCGCCGAAGTTGAGGCGGTCGAGGCGGAGATAGTTGGACTTCAGCATCTCCCAGGCGTCCGGGGAGCACTCGGTGATCGCGGTGCGGCCGGTGTAGTGGTCGGCGAGATACGGCAGCCAGTCCGCCTTCGGCACCCCGGCAACCCGGGCACGCCACAGGTGGATGGTGGAAAGCCCGACGCAGCGGAGCGCCGCGATCTGCTGCGCGGCGATGTCCACCGGCATGCCGCCGAGGCGAAGGGTCTCCACCTCCTGCAGGATCGCGAGGCGCTCCTTGGCCTTGGCCTTGCGGTTATCGGGCAGGCTGTCGTAATGCGCCCAGCGGGCGGCGCGCGCCGCGTCGTCGGTGCGACGCTCGGGCTTGTCGGCCTTTTCAACGGCCGTTGAACGGACGATCAGCTTCGCCTGCACCGTCGCCGGGAGCGACGACAGGTGATACTCGACTCCGCCGCCGCGGCCCTTGCGCGGGCGGGATTTCCAGCCTGATCGCTTGGCGTTCTCGCTGATGTTCCGGCGGGTCGAAGCCAGTCCGGGCAGGTTCATTTCGGCGAGCTCCGCCGCCGTGTACCATTCCTTCGTCATCGCATCCCCCTCCGCGCCGCGCGCCGCGTCGCGTCGAACGCGCGGTCGATCTCGTCTTTCTTGTCCGCGAGTTGGCCGACCTCGACCCAGGGCAGGTACCGCTCGTCGATCACCGCACAGCCGATCGCCTCGGCCGTCGGCTGCAACAGGCGCGGGTCGAGCGTTGCCAGCGCCAGGGCATGGAGCCGGTGATGCGGGATCGTGTGGGCCTCTTTCGCCTCGCTGGCGTAGGCGTTGAGCATGTTCTCGGTGATGTCTTCGCCGAGGATGTCGCTCATCTGCTCGGCGATCTCGGCCCGGGTTTTGCCGGAATCCTTCATCGCCGCGCTGACCGCGCGCGCCGACATTGACCGGATGGATGCGCCGCGGGTGATCTCCGGCGCGAACCGCTTCACCAGCTGGGGCGGTTCCCAGCTGAACAGGTCGAGCGTGGTGTCGCCGGGCCGGGCCATCATCGGCCCCCATCCGGTGCGGCGCGACCGGCGCGCGCGAGGCGGCCAGCGTCGGCCACCGGCCGCGCCTCCCGGTCCCCCCGGCCTACCACGGGCCGAGGGCGGGAATGGTGGTGGCGGCAGCNAGCCTGCTCGGCGAATGAGGCGAACCGGCTATGCGGACGGACCCCGGCAAGGTGCGCGGTCGGGAACATATCGAGGGTCATGGCGTCAGCTCCCAGTAGGAACCGGGCAGACCTCGCGACTTCCGCCAGTTCAGATAACGGAGATCGGCCGCCGACATGATGCCGCAAGCGTAGGGGGTACCGTTCTCGTTCCGATCGACCACATATTCCCGCCCGCATTCCGGGCAGGTGAGGACTGCGTATTCCTCGCCGTCGCGGACGTCACGGTAACTGCAAATCTTGTCGGTTTCGCGCCGACACCAGGGGCAGGCGATCGAGAACTGATCGTTTCCGTGCGCGATCAGCTCCTTTTCACGGTGCACGTCTCGGCACTCCAGATCGTCCTTGGAAATCCAAGGCAACAAGTCGACTGCGAACGTCGGCATCTCAGGACACCCTCCGAGTGGCGCCATCGAGGGCGGCGTGGTTGACGGCGGCGACGAGCCGCTGCCAGTCGCCACCGGCGGCGAGGTAGCTCTCAACCCATGCCTCGGGGTCGCGGATCTCCGCGGCGGGGGCGTCGGCGGCCCCGAGGTATGCGTTGGCGAGCGAGAGAGCGACGAGCAACTGCGCGCGCGCCTGCCCCTTGCCGCGCCCCCGCGCGAACGACGCCGACCGCATCGCCAGATCGGCGAGCGCGTGGCGCAGTTCGGCGGGGGTGACGGCGGCAGGCATCACGAGAAGGCCGGATAGGGTTTGGCTGCGGGCGAGGCGGCGCGCTTGGCGTCGTCGAACCGCTTGGGCGGGCGACCGGCCCACTCGGGCAACGTGATCAGCAACCCGTCGGGAGTAGCCTTCCACGAGCACCTCTTGGCGAACTGCACCTCCTTGGCGAGACCGGGCCAGAGCGGCAGGGAGATCGACAGGCGCGGTTTCTTGAGCGCCTTGGAGCTGCCAATCTGTCGCAGGCGGTAGCCTTCGCCTCCTTTTGTCAGCAGCAACTTGCCGAGATCCTCCCCGGTGCCCCGGCGCGGCAGGATCAGATCGCCCAGGACCCACCCGCATTTCAGCTGCACGTCCGGCCCCATCGCGATGACGATCATCTGGCTATCGGCGCTACACTTGCGGATCGCCACCGTCACGCCGCTCTGGATCGCCCGGCCTCGCGCGGGCAGGATGATTTCAAACGCCATGATGATCCTCCCTGGCTGCTGCGGCGATTTGCGCGGCGGTGTGGGTGAGCACGTCGAGCGCCGCGCCGATCGGCGAGGCGGGAACGGTGGGGACCGGGCGGCCGTCGAGATCCTCGGGGCGGGTCGGGCCGAGCGGGGTGCGTGCGATCGAGTGGGCGAGCGTCTCGGCCGAGACGCCGTGCTGCAGCGCGATGCTGAGCACTACGGCGGCGTCGGAGGCGATCGCGTCGAACGCGCTGCCTTCCTTGCCGCCCGCGAGGAACACCTCGCGCGGGTCGCCGGTGGCAGGGTCGAGGCCGACGGTTACCGTCATCGGCAGGCCGCCCACCTCGACCTCCTCGATCACCGTCGGCCGCCGGTTCGGCAGGCGCTGGCGGGAGGGCATGTCGATTTTTTCGACCACGTTGGAGGTCATGACGCCACCTCGAGCCCGCCGGTGGGCAGGTTGAGGCAACGCCATCGCTGGCAGGCATCGGCCTCGCGCACGTCGCGGGTGAGGCCGACGACGCGGCCGGTACCGCGCAGCGCCATCGTCGCCGCCATCGCCGCGCCCTTGGGATGACGGGCGAGCACGTACACCGGCTCGCCGCCGAGCACCGGCACCAGATAGACGCCGGAGGGAGCTTTCTTGCTCATGCCGCACCGCCTTTCGCCTTCTCGGCGGCCGGGTACTTCTCGCCGCAGAACGGGCAGTAGGACGGCCAGAAGCTCGACGGCTGGCCGCGTCGGGTTTCGAGCTTCCAGGCGTCGGTACGGATCAGCGAGATCAACGGCACTTCCGGCCTGCCATCGAAAGTGATGGCGGTGTTGAGCTGGTGCCCACCGGGGCGGAGCTTCTCGTTCACCACGTTGACGCAGTCACACATAGCGCACCGCCTTCGCCGCCGTGACAACGGCACTCGCGGCGGCGATATCGGACAACAGTTTCGCGACAACGGGTTCCTGTTTGAGGCGTTTGAATGCCTCGTCGGTGAGGTTCGGCCTGTTGTTGATGATCTGCAGCCACTCCTTTTCCAAAGAGCGCAGACCGAGTTCAGCGAGGGGCAGCAGGCCCGGCTCGATGGCGAACGGGCGGTCGGTCATCCCAGCATCAAGCTGCGTGTCGGCAACGATCATCGGGCATGCCGCGCAGGACGAACCTTCGTCGGGCTCGAAGACGGGGCGTGCGTCGAAGGCGGCGCGCACATCGTCGAAAGCCAGCTTGCCGAGCATCTCCCCGTCGACACTCAGGGCAATCGCCCACTCGTCGGCGGTTTCGGCGAGCTCGGCGAT of uncultured Alphaproteobacteria bacterium contains these proteins:
- a CDS encoding hypothetical protein (Evidence 5 : No homology to any previously reported sequences), with the protein product MPAAVTPAELRHALADLAMRSASFARGRGKGQARAQLLVALSLANAYLGAADAPAAEIRDPEAWVESYLAAGGDWQRLVAAVNHAALDGATRRVS
- a CDS encoding Phage-related DNA transposition protein(B) is translated as MMARPGDTTLDLFSWEPPQLVKRFAPEITRGASIRSMSARAVSAAMKDSGKTRAEIAEQMSDILGEDITENMLNAYASEAKEAHTIPHHRLHALALATLDPRLLQPTAEAIGCAVIDERYLPWVEVGQLADKKDEIDRAFDATRRAARRGMR
- a CDS encoding conserved hypothetical protein (Evidence 4 : Homologs of previously reported genes of unknown function), which codes for MTSNVVEKIDMPSRQRLPNRRPTVIEEVEVGGLPMTVTVGLDPATGDPREVFLAGGKEGSAFDAIASDAAVVLSIALQHGVSAETLAHSIARTPLGPTRPEDLDGRPVPTVPASPIGAALDVLTHTAAQIAAAAREDHHGV
- a CDS encoding hypothetical protein (Evidence 5 : No homology to any previously reported sequences), with amino-acid sequence MSKKAPSGVYLVPVLGGEPVYVLARHPKGAAMAATMALRGTGRVVGLTRDVREADACQRWRCLNLPTGGLEVAS
- a CDS encoding conserved hypothetical protein (Evidence 4 : Homologs of previously reported genes of unknown function), translating into MCDCVNVVNEKLRPGGHQLNTAITFDGRPEVPLISLIRTDAWKLETRRGQPSSFWPSYCPFCGEKYPAAEKAKGGAA
- a CDS encoding hypothetical protein (Evidence 5 : No homology to any previously reported sequences); its protein translation is MPTFAVDLLPWISKDDLECRDVHREKELIAHGNDQFSIACPWCRRETDKICSYRDVRDGEEYAVLTCPECGREYVVDRNENGTPYACGIMSAADLRYLNWRKSRGLPGSYWELTP
- a CDS encoding hypothetical protein (Evidence 5 : No homology to any previously reported sequences), whose amino-acid sequence is MAFEIILPARGRAIQSGVTVAIRKCSADSQMIVIAMGPDVQLKCGWVLGDLILPRRGTGEDLGKLLLTKGGEGYRLRQIGSSKALKKPRLSISLPLWPGLAKEVQFAKRCSWKATPDGLLITLPEWAGRPPKRFDDAKRAASPAAKPYPAFS
- a CDS encoding hypothetical protein (Evidence 5 : No homology to any previously reported sequences), with protein sequence MSNLLVLDRLDDARLLARVSNDGHSALIVGVVEMRSELLLLAEDVMDLCAELAAPNAETGDLIAELAETADEWAIALSVDGEMLGKLAFDDVRAAFDARPVFEPDEGSSCAACPMIVADTQLDAGMTDRPFAIEPGLLPLAELGLRSLEKEWLQIINNRPNLTDEAFKRLKQEPVVAKLLSDIAAASAVVTAAKAVRYV